One genomic window of Branchiostoma floridae strain S238N-H82 chromosome 4, Bfl_VNyyK, whole genome shotgun sequence includes the following:
- the LOC118413693 gene encoding 4-galactosyl-N-acetylglucosaminide 3-alpha-L-fucosyltransferase FUT6-like: MVTRWGFFITLTLLNLVVLTTIVMWSLWLPTVGWAGQDSDSATRGHIWTPCLPKKSRQQNSEFYKSWEEAASGQAYYHPFQSRVRVVLWSDALWWRTGVAANKDRRNNRTWYKLCPGRPACEFTREHMWVSYADAVVFHLPTLPGNYTPEMMPSKRKVRQKWVLFSMESPVVTRSKNMTSYAGVFNWTMTYRADSDVVTSYGSKSLLYNSLRALPANPGKPPRNFAREKDRLAVWFVSNCYAHLTRHHYAKELRKHLRVDVFGRCGKPICTDDKRYRSDCFKKTVKRYKFYLSFESYKCKEYITEKFWRNALENEVVPVVLGAPKEDYVRLAPPGSFIHADDFNSPKDLALYLKKLARNDKEYNKYFRWRSMGFKKNATYDRGRWCNLCDKLIQTCPQERKMYTDIYRWWKGKEGEEYCERTLLPEDIPKPHYDLSIHFN, encoded by the exons ATGGTTACTAGATGGGGTTTCTTCATCACACTGACCCTGTTGAACCTGGTTGTCTTGACAACGATTGTTATGTGGAGTCTATGGTTACCGACTGTTGGTTGGGCGGGGCAGGACTCGGATTCGGCTACCCGTGGACATATATGGACCCCCTGTCTACCCAAAAAGTCCCGACAGCAGAACAGCGAGTTTTACAAATCGTGGGAAGAAGCAGCAAGCGGCCAGGCGTACTACCACCCGTTCCAAAGTCGCGTACGGGTGGTGTTGTGGAGCGACGCCTTGTGGTGGAGAACGGGAGTTGCAGCAAATAAGGACAGGCGGAACAACAGGACGTGGTACAAGCTCTGTCCGGGGAGACCGGCGTGCGAGTTCACGCGGGAACACATGTGGGTCTCGTACGCGGACGCCGTGGTGTTCCACCTGCCGACTCTCCCCGGGAACTACACCCCCGAGATGATGCCGTCCAAACGGAAGGTCCGACAGAAGTGGGTCCTGTTCTCCATGGAGTCCCCCGTCGTCACTAGGAGTAAGAACATGACGTCATATGCAGGTGTCTTCAACTGGACTATGACGTATAGGGCAGACTCGGATGTGGTGACGTCATACGGATCGAAAAGTTTGCTGTACAACTCCCTACGG GCACTGCCCGCTAACCCCGGTAAACCACCCCGTAACTTCGCGCGGGAGAAGGACCGCCTGGCCGTGTGGTTCGTCAGTAACTGCTACGCTCATCTGACCCGCCACCACTACGCCAAGGAGCTGCGCAAGCACCTGCGGGTAGACGTGTTCGGGCGGTGCGGCAAGCCCATCTGCACCGACGACAAGCGCTACCGCTCCGACTGCTTCAAAAAGAccgtcaaaagatacaaattcTATCTGTCCTTCGAGAGCTACAAGTGTAAAGAATACATCACGGAGAAATTTTGGCGAAACGCGCTAGAGAACGAAGTAGTTCCAGTGGTGTTGGGAGCTCCCAAGGAAGACTACGTCCGACTTGCTCCCCCGGGTTCCTTCATTCATGCGGACGACTTCAATTCGCCGAAAGATCTTgcgttgtacctaaaaaagttggCTAGAAACGATAAGGAATACAATAAGTACTTTAGATGGCGGAGCATGGGGTTCAAAAAGAACGCGACGTACGATAGGGGGCGTTGGTGCAACCTATGTGACAAGTTGATCCAGACGTGTCCCCAAGAGAGAAAAATGTATACAGACATTTACAGATGGTGGAAAGGAAAGGAGGGAGAAGAATACTGTGAACGAACGCTGCTACCAGAGGACATACCCAAGCCACATTACGACCTCAGTATACACTTTAACTGa